TCATTAAAACCAAGTACGAGATCGTAATACTCAAGAGTTGGAGTGCACACCACGTCGATCAAATAGTTCCGTTCGTTAGCTTTGAGTCTCCGCCACGCTCGCAATTCGGCAATTTGCGAGGTCATATTCGACACGACCTGATGATCCGAACCAAGACCGACCACACTCCGGCCGAGGAGATCTTGGCCGGAACCGCGTCTGGGAACAACACCTACGGGTACCTGAGGTATGTAGGAAAAAAGGGACGTGGATTAACTTGGGGTTTCGCGGCAGAAAAAGACCACGGCGAAGGGTTGAAATACAAGGATCAATGGATCGTACATCGCTGCGCTTACCTTCAATGGAATACTGGATGGAGACCCCTGGAAGAGTTAACCGCGGGCTCTTTTCGTTTGAGTTGGGGACAGGGCTTGGCCATTGCCGATGGATATCGCGGTGGTGTTGGTCCGCAACTGCGTACTAATCCGACCGTTCGACTCACTGGTCATGCGAGCTCAAGTGAATACGGCTATCAACAAGGAGTAATACTTAGAGGTCGGATATCAACTTTTAGGTACGGACTCTGGTATAGTTCCTCGCCAAAAGCGATCAAAGCCGACACCGAGAATGACCTTTGGTCTACTGAATATTCCGACGGATTATTCAGGTCCGAGCAACGACTCCAATGGTGGAGATCGAGTAAGGAAGTCAGAAAAGGAGCCTATGGTTACATCAAGCTTCGGGGCCTGACCTTGGGAGTCCTGCAAGAACAACGAAAATGGGTCGGAGTTGGCCCCATTGAAAGTATGACCGCTTTGACGAAAAACCTACGATCGGGAGTCGTGCGATGGCAAGGGAATGAGTTGTTGATTTCGGGTGAAGTATTCGTTTCGGAAGAAAGAACGAGTTATGAGGTTCAATCGGTTTGGATCCCCGACGATCAGTGGAAGGCCAGATTGAGTTACCGGAAAGTCCCTATGACCGAACCCGGAGTTCTGCCGACCTTTTACTTCCTCATCCGCCCGCAGGGCGAAGAAATATTCACTGCGGAACAGTGGTGGAACCCCATTCCGTATACCCAGATTTATCTATTCAGGCGAAAACGCACAGGCGATCGCCGATGGGGATTTCGTCTGAATCACGGTCGAGATGACAACGTTCGCATTCAGGTTGACGGACAAAG
This Flavobacteriales bacterium DNA region includes the following protein-coding sequences:
- a CDS encoding helix-hairpin-helix domain-containing protein; translated protein: MGNRGWTLVAVGLSLLATAQTPIESTETFGDIEGRSTNTIDMEQWAAWKQDPLLINEATLEDLTLLPGVNEVMAHQLLEYRLRVGIIKTKYEIVILKSWSAHHVDQIVPFVSFESPPRSQFGNLRGHIRHDLMIRTKTDHTPAEEILAGTASGNNTYGYLRYVGKKGRGLTWGFAAEKDHGEGLKYKDQWIVHRCAYLQWNTGWRPLEELTAGSFRLSWGQGLAIADGYRGGVGPQLRTNPTVRLTGHASSSEYGYQQGVILRGRISTFRYGLWYSSSPKAIKADTENDLWSTEYSDGLFRSEQRLQWWRSSKEVRKGAYGYIKLRGLTLGVLQEQRKWVGVGPIESMTALTKNLRSGVVRWQGNELLISGEVFVSEERTSYEVQSVWIPDDQWKARLSYRKVPMTEPGVLPTFYFLIRPQGEEIFTAEQWWNPIPYTQIYLFRRKRTGDRRWGFRLNHGRDDNVRIQVDGQRDEPDGRIRGRIQIRKSIGKWVGTVRSQWNKSSAGSGSLWFLAAQWRPNEHWRIYTRWTVYRTEDYDHRLYAYENDLLYVFSVPAFYGEGSKFYAMVVSRWGSHQFWLKVSCDKVVDWSIQYRLSL